Proteins found in one Geomonas subterranea genomic segment:
- a CDS encoding nucleotide sugar dehydrogenase, with translation MGHGRKISVVGLGYVGLPVAVAFGKVRRTIGFDISTRRIDELRGGCDRTGEVASEELVSAQICYTNRIEDLREADFHVVAVPTPVDPANQPDLTLLCGASETVGKALKKGDIVVYESTVYPGVTEEICLPILERVSGMKSPDDFTVGYSPERINPGDKEHTFTSILKVVAGQDPRTLEVIASVYSEVVVPGVHRAPSIKVAEAAKVIENTQRDLNIALMNELALIFDRLGIDTSEVLAAAGSKWNFLNFKPGLVGGHCIGVDPYYLTYQAEKIGYIPQVILAGRRINDGMGKFVAQRAVKEIIRAGHHVLGSYVTVLGLTFKENCPDLRNSKVVDILNELGDYGLKVQVCDPMADPQEARSAYGVTLKQPDRLQPAVAVIVAVAHDVYRQWTPAKFASLMVENPVLIDVKGIYDPRQMASAGIRVWCL, from the coding sequence ATGGGGCATGGACGCAAGATTTCGGTGGTGGGGCTTGGCTACGTCGGGTTGCCGGTGGCGGTTGCCTTCGGCAAGGTGCGCCGCACCATCGGCTTTGACATCAGCACCCGCCGTATAGACGAGTTGCGCGGGGGGTGCGACCGGACTGGCGAGGTGGCCTCCGAGGAGCTGGTCAGCGCGCAGATCTGCTACACCAACAGGATAGAGGACCTGCGCGAGGCCGATTTTCACGTCGTGGCCGTTCCCACGCCGGTCGACCCGGCCAACCAGCCGGACCTCACCCTTTTGTGCGGCGCCTCGGAAACTGTCGGCAAGGCCTTGAAGAAAGGGGACATCGTGGTCTACGAGTCCACCGTGTACCCCGGGGTCACCGAGGAGATCTGCCTCCCGATCCTGGAGCGTGTTTCGGGGATGAAGAGTCCCGACGACTTTACGGTCGGGTACAGCCCGGAGCGGATCAACCCCGGGGACAAGGAGCACACCTTCACCAGCATCTTGAAGGTGGTTGCCGGGCAGGACCCCCGCACGCTGGAGGTGATCGCCTCGGTGTACTCCGAGGTGGTGGTCCCGGGGGTGCATCGTGCTCCCTCCATCAAGGTCGCGGAGGCGGCCAAGGTGATCGAGAACACGCAGCGTGACCTGAACATCGCCCTCATGAACGAGCTGGCCCTCATCTTCGACCGGCTCGGCATCGACACGAGCGAGGTCCTGGCGGCCGCGGGTAGCAAGTGGAACTTCCTGAACTTCAAGCCGGGGCTCGTCGGCGGGCACTGCATCGGCGTCGACCCCTACTACCTGACCTACCAGGCGGAGAAGATCGGCTACATCCCTCAGGTGATCCTCGCGGGGCGGCGCATCAACGACGGCATGGGGAAGTTCGTGGCGCAGCGCGCGGTCAAGGAGATCATCAGGGCCGGTCACCACGTGCTCGGCTCCTACGTGACGGTACTGGGACTCACCTTCAAGGAAAACTGCCCCGACCTTAGGAACTCCAAGGTGGTCGACATCCTGAACGAACTGGGTGACTACGGTCTGAAGGTCCAGGTCTGCGACCCGATGGCGGATCCGCAGGAGGCAAGGAGCGCCTACGGCGTCACCCTCAAACAGCCGGACCGGCTGCAACCGGCCGTGGCGGTCATCGTCGCTGTGGCCCACGACGTCTACCGGCAGTGGACGCCGGCCAAGTTCGCGAGCCTCATGGTCGAGAACCCGGTCCTGATTGATGTCAAGGGGATCTACGACCCCCGGCAGATGGCTTCCGCCGGCATCAGGGTCTGGTGCCTGTGA
- a CDS encoding putative sensor domain DACNV-containing protein produces MREGHSYPKELVAFIFARWRDEAFVERVSPGEERGDLRLPERGVLEQVISTCYQASLLREEERPVMFRLIIRDSYLFAAQEGPPTGMHRLIFSRTRPFNEYELHRLAPAADFYRTLIGIFIDPVLGAQIWGLLHSGTRWMHAVYGGRKTSPPMPPSLVVYVTGPGQISVCIGDEIIASLNGGQINCPALDVFNSGWMRKSLSPLNDETFALHRKARQRAERPWADLDPEFGSKIGQQAIRRIISVIRNSNHGGLLVYLPAEMAEEIMEQNQYLTLKYQFLEFESRQRFLSLTLRIMNTLAEINGGAAAEGRTVGWYEYVNSKNENIALLDEAIFDVAHFIAALSAVDGAVVITKRQELLGFGGVISGDLDSVGMVAHALDTEGEQCESVLSEGVGTRHRAAYRLCQRLHQATAIVISQDESVQIVRWHNGSVTYWDQVPTGVPGF; encoded by the coding sequence ATGAGAGAGGGACACAGCTATCCCAAGGAACTGGTGGCATTCATCTTCGCCAGGTGGCGGGACGAGGCCTTCGTGGAGCGGGTTTCTCCCGGGGAGGAGCGGGGGGACCTGCGGCTTCCCGAACGCGGGGTGCTGGAGCAGGTGATTTCCACCTGCTATCAGGCGAGCCTTTTGCGCGAGGAGGAGCGTCCCGTCATGTTCCGGCTGATCATCAGGGACTCGTACCTCTTCGCGGCCCAGGAGGGGCCTCCGACGGGGATGCACCGTCTCATCTTCTCGAGGACCCGTCCTTTCAACGAGTACGAACTGCACCGCCTGGCGCCGGCTGCCGACTTCTACCGGACCCTGATCGGCATCTTCATCGACCCGGTCCTCGGCGCCCAGATCTGGGGACTGCTCCACTCCGGTACCCGCTGGATGCACGCCGTGTACGGCGGGAGGAAGACTTCTCCCCCCATGCCGCCCAGCCTCGTGGTCTACGTCACCGGGCCCGGCCAGATCTCGGTCTGCATCGGGGACGAGATCATCGCCTCGCTAAACGGCGGGCAGATCAACTGTCCGGCCCTTGATGTATTCAACTCCGGCTGGATGAGGAAGAGCCTCTCCCCCCTGAACGACGAGACCTTCGCCCTGCACCGCAAGGCTCGGCAGCGCGCCGAGCGCCCCTGGGCCGACCTCGACCCCGAGTTCGGCAGCAAGATCGGGCAGCAGGCGATTCGCCGCATCATCAGCGTGATCAGGAACTCCAATCATGGCGGGCTCCTGGTGTACCTGCCGGCGGAGATGGCCGAGGAGATTATGGAGCAGAACCAGTACCTGACCCTCAAGTACCAGTTCCTCGAATTCGAGTCGCGGCAGCGCTTCCTCTCGCTCACCCTGCGCATCATGAACACGCTGGCCGAGATCAACGGGGGCGCGGCGGCCGAGGGGCGGACGGTGGGATGGTACGAGTACGTCAACAGCAAGAACGAGAACATCGCGCTGCTGGACGAGGCGATCTTCGACGTGGCCCACTTCATAGCGGCGCTCTCCGCCGTGGACGGCGCCGTTGTCATCACCAAGCGCCAGGAACTGCTCGGTTTTGGCGGGGTCATCTCCGGGGACCTGGACAGCGTGGGGATGGTGGCACACGCCCTGGACACTGAGGGTGAGCAGTGCGAGTCGGTCCTGAGCGAGGGGGTGGGGACGAGGCACCGGGCGGCGTATCGCCTCTGCCAGCGGCTGCATCAGGCCACAGCCATCGTCATCTCGCAGGACGAGAGCGTCCAGATCGTGCGCTGGCATAACGGCTCGGTCACCTACTGGGATCAGGTTCCCACGGGTGTTCCGGGGTTCTAG
- a CDS encoding glycosyltransferase, translated as MASDINVIFMGKFGYPSGMASTKRIQHFLDYLNGDSASTRVLQLRPTGEVADGETEGSYQGTEYRRIGGGLKLGLSLVPALIRYHRDGIAALKQWRVPGVRNVLYSYGGVTVENVIFILAAKRLGYFIVFDIVEDNTYIDDKLSIPGKLKWFAGEILDRFFLGLADGIVVISNYLRQLYGKKVALSVPLCLIPISARCEAESRAEREPGPMRVVYAGSFAKKDGIEQLLDAFESVQGKKGNCILMLCGTGASVKLYQPRIAANPAIHYVGYLEDRAFYRFLKGADVLCVTRTGSTYANAGFPFKLGEYLATGNPVIVSDVGDVRRYLSHMEDAIIVEPGSVSAIAGALEYCLDHPETAAKIGMSGADKCRRYFDPAVNGRLLLQLIRRL; from the coding sequence ATGGCAAGTGACATCAACGTGATCTTCATGGGGAAATTCGGGTACCCATCCGGCATGGCGTCCACCAAGCGGATCCAGCATTTTCTGGACTACCTAAACGGTGACTCGGCGAGCACCAGGGTCCTGCAGCTAAGGCCCACGGGGGAGGTTGCGGACGGGGAAACCGAAGGGAGCTATCAGGGTACCGAGTATCGGCGCATCGGGGGCGGTCTGAAGCTGGGCCTTTCCCTGGTCCCGGCCCTGATCAGGTACCACAGGGACGGCATCGCCGCCCTGAAGCAGTGGCGGGTTCCGGGGGTGAGAAACGTACTCTACAGCTACGGTGGCGTGACCGTTGAAAATGTCATTTTCATCCTGGCGGCGAAGCGCCTGGGCTATTTCATCGTCTTCGACATCGTCGAGGACAACACCTACATCGACGACAAGCTGAGCATCCCGGGGAAGCTCAAGTGGTTCGCCGGCGAGATCCTCGACCGGTTCTTCCTTGGGCTCGCCGACGGCATCGTGGTCATCTCCAATTACCTGAGGCAACTCTACGGGAAGAAGGTCGCACTGTCGGTGCCGCTTTGCCTGATACCGATCTCGGCCAGATGCGAGGCGGAGAGCCGCGCGGAAAGGGAACCGGGGCCGATGAGGGTGGTCTACGCCGGTTCCTTCGCCAAAAAGGACGGCATAGAGCAGCTTCTGGACGCGTTCGAGAGTGTCCAGGGAAAGAAAGGGAACTGCATTCTGATGCTCTGCGGCACCGGTGCCAGCGTGAAGCTCTACCAGCCGCGCATCGCCGCCAATCCCGCCATCCACTACGTGGGGTACCTGGAGGACAGGGCCTTCTACCGCTTCCTGAAGGGGGCCGATGTCCTGTGCGTGACCCGAACCGGCTCGACCTATGCCAACGCCGGCTTTCCCTTCAAGCTCGGGGAGTACCTCGCCACCGGCAACCCGGTCATCGTCTCCGACGTGGGGGACGTGCGGCGTTATCTAAGCCACATGGAGGATGCCATCATCGTCGAGCCAGGGAGCGTGTCGGCGATCGCCGGCGCCCTCGAGTACTGCCTGGACCACCCGGAAACCGCCGCGAAGATCGGCATGAGCGGGGCGGACAAATGCAGGCGCTACTTCGACCCGGCGGTCAACGGCAGGCTGCTGCTGCAGCTGATACGAAGGCTGTGA
- the dinB gene encoding DNA polymerase IV — MAEHRIILHIDMNAFFASVEQQSNPALQGKPVAVIGAAKRTIITTCSYEARAFGVRTGMNSWEARQKCPELIFVVGNNKKYSYTSKQIIGIMREYTPLVEVFSIDEAFLDVTGSLSLFGSPEAIVGMIKERIRDRFGLTCSVGIAPNKLLAKLASDMQKPDGLTVIAPGQVARVMERLPIQQLCGIGAKTHQQLAAFGIRTCGELGRFPVDILRKKFGVTGERLHYMGLGVDDAPVVPDEEAEEVKSVGHSTTLDTDLCQRSEILAVLLQLSEMVGRRARKYRVTGKTVTLTVRYPDFTTFSRQLSRSAPTNNSDEIYRDAVQILDQLELAQPVRLLGVRITNLSHQAEQLPLFESERKKALVASAMDHVNNKFGDFSVTFGTLVGKECGAKVISPAWKPEGVRNVDAE; from the coding sequence TTGGCAGAGCACAGGATCATCCTGCACATCGACATGAACGCCTTCTTCGCCTCGGTGGAGCAGCAGTCGAACCCCGCCCTGCAGGGGAAACCGGTCGCGGTAATCGGGGCGGCGAAGCGCACCATCATCACCACCTGTTCCTACGAGGCGCGCGCCTTCGGCGTCAGGACCGGGATGAACAGCTGGGAGGCGCGCCAGAAGTGCCCTGAGCTGATCTTCGTCGTGGGCAACAACAAGAAGTACAGCTACACCTCGAAGCAGATCATCGGCATCATGCGCGAGTACACCCCGCTGGTCGAGGTCTTCTCCATCGACGAGGCGTTCCTGGACGTGACCGGGAGCCTGAGCCTCTTCGGCTCTCCCGAAGCTATCGTCGGGATGATCAAGGAACGAATCCGCGACCGCTTCGGACTCACCTGCTCGGTGGGGATCGCGCCGAACAAGCTCCTCGCCAAGCTCGCCTCGGACATGCAGAAGCCGGACGGGCTCACCGTAATCGCGCCGGGCCAGGTGGCCCGGGTCATGGAGCGGCTGCCGATCCAGCAGTTGTGCGGCATCGGGGCGAAGACGCACCAGCAGCTGGCCGCATTCGGAATCAGGACCTGCGGCGAGCTGGGGCGGTTTCCAGTGGACATCCTGAGGAAGAAGTTCGGGGTGACCGGAGAGAGACTGCACTATATGGGGCTCGGGGTGGATGACGCGCCGGTGGTGCCCGATGAGGAGGCCGAGGAGGTGAAGAGTGTCGGTCACAGCACGACGCTTGACACGGACCTCTGCCAGCGCTCTGAAATACTGGCGGTACTGCTGCAGCTCTCGGAAATGGTCGGGAGGCGGGCCAGGAAATACCGTGTCACCGGCAAGACCGTCACCCTGACCGTCCGCTACCCCGATTTCACCACCTTCTCCCGCCAGCTGAGCCGCTCCGCCCCCACCAACAACAGCGACGAGATCTACCGGGACGCGGTGCAGATCCTGGACCAGCTGGAACTGGCCCAGCCTGTGCGCCTGCTGGGGGTGCGGATCACCAACCTCTCCCACCAGGCGGAACAGCTGCCGCTGTTCGAGAGCGAACGAAAAAAGGCGCTCGTGGCGAGCGCCATGGATCATGTCAACAACAAGTTCGGGGATTTTTCGGTAACCTTCGGCACCCTGGTGGGGAAGGAGTGCGGGGCGAAGGTGATATCGCCGGCCTGGAAGCCCGAGGGTGTGCGCAACGTGGACGCGGAATGA
- the lexA gene encoding transcriptional repressor LexA, protein MEQLTSRQQQVLDIVSRHIEAYGYPPTLREIGAQLGVSGTLGVLKHLDALEKKGYLRRQEGSTRGITLSSQGQGATLPIVGTVRAGALHPAIEDVEGHFTIDRSQLDKGGTFFLRVKGDSMIHAHIREGDLALVRPQPHANNRDIVVAMVAGEATLKRFYRESNRIRLQPENPNYEAIVIQEGDSEVSIIGKVVGIYREME, encoded by the coding sequence ATGGAGCAACTGACGTCACGACAACAGCAGGTTCTGGATATTGTTTCCCGGCATATCGAGGCCTACGGCTACCCACCCACCCTGCGCGAGATCGGGGCACAGCTCGGGGTGAGCGGGACCCTGGGGGTTCTGAAGCACCTGGATGCGCTGGAGAAGAAAGGCTACCTGCGCCGCCAGGAGGGGAGCACCAGGGGCATCACACTCAGCAGTCAGGGGCAGGGGGCGACCCTTCCCATCGTCGGGACGGTGCGGGCGGGAGCACTGCATCCCGCCATCGAGGATGTGGAGGGACATTTCACCATCGACCGCTCCCAGCTCGACAAGGGGGGGACCTTTTTCCTGCGCGTGAAGGGGGACTCGATGATCCATGCCCACATCAGGGAGGGAGACCTCGCCCTGGTGCGTCCTCAGCCTCACGCCAACAACCGGGACATAGTCGTGGCCATGGTCGCTGGCGAGGCGACCTTGAAGCGTTTCTACCGGGAGTCCAACAGGATCCGCCTGCAGCCTGAGAACCCCAACTACGAGGCCATCGTGATCCAGGAGGGTGACAGCGAGGTATCCATTATCGGGAAAGTTGTTGGCATCTACCGGGAGATGGAGTAA
- a CDS encoding porin, producing MATTFWHGNDVAIRRESRGGSGWEGEGSPGPWSAARGGSRGGALLIRGGVCVCLLLASFSLCFGADEPEYHTPLAGEAKRVTFMGQQVDIPAVDRADMTSITVGASFLSPAQGQSPVIPVAALYHRRITDSSYRRAMVAVFVNELDYLHDLGGWDVVAQFENDTLPVAGRELRDGEEIRGTALYHGILLGSLGVGWRRPVAPFQVDNDARVQLVARGGYFYAHPEKDSAPGLWVPPNTPLYGARLRCRYDGLRRNLLELPHKGVAAGFDVDYLHRDRWRGEPGSAGEGNRDYTQVEGYLVAAAGVPGLSERNRLLLSLYGGMTAEGKGDRFNAFRLNGAPFPSEQYDLAWPHYSGVIYDRVLARGYAIANAGFRRELTFFLYLSTLGSYIWADRSSAVGNNRIDFDEMHGAAATVALDSAFVWDSSLYLAWSWESGVMRNGRSGNGVTLMWNKLF from the coding sequence ATGGCAACCACATTCTGGCACGGAAATGACGTCGCGATCCGAAGAGAGAGCAGAGGAGGATCAGGCTGGGAAGGGGAGGGGAGCCCCGGACCATGGAGCGCGGCAAGAGGGGGCAGTCGGGGAGGGGCGCTCCTCATCAGGGGGGGCGTATGCGTCTGTCTGCTCCTCGCCTCGTTCTCGCTCTGCTTTGGGGCCGATGAGCCGGAGTACCACACCCCCCTTGCAGGAGAAGCGAAGCGTGTGACCTTCATGGGGCAGCAGGTTGACATCCCCGCGGTCGATCGCGCAGACATGACTTCAATTACCGTGGGCGCCTCGTTCCTCTCTCCGGCCCAGGGGCAGAGCCCGGTCATTCCGGTCGCCGCCCTCTATCATCGCCGCATCACCGACAGTAGCTACCGGCGCGCCATGGTTGCGGTCTTCGTCAACGAGTTGGATTACCTGCACGATCTCGGTGGATGGGACGTGGTGGCGCAGTTCGAGAACGACACGCTGCCGGTGGCGGGTAGGGAACTGCGTGACGGCGAGGAGATCCGCGGGACCGCGCTCTACCATGGAATCCTGCTCGGCTCGCTCGGGGTCGGCTGGCGCAGGCCGGTGGCTCCCTTCCAGGTGGACAACGACGCCAGGGTGCAACTGGTGGCTCGCGGGGGATACTTCTACGCCCATCCCGAGAAGGACAGCGCGCCCGGTCTGTGGGTCCCGCCCAACACCCCGCTCTACGGAGCGAGGCTGCGCTGCCGCTACGACGGTCTGCGCCGAAACCTCCTTGAGTTGCCGCATAAGGGGGTGGCTGCCGGCTTCGATGTAGACTACCTGCACCGGGACAGGTGGCGCGGTGAGCCGGGGAGCGCCGGCGAAGGTAACCGCGACTACACCCAGGTGGAGGGGTATCTGGTAGCGGCTGCCGGGGTGCCGGGGCTGTCCGAGCGCAACCGGCTCCTTTTGAGCCTCTACGGCGGGATGACCGCGGAGGGGAAGGGGGATCGCTTCAACGCGTTCCGGCTGAACGGGGCGCCCTTCCCGAGCGAACAGTACGACCTCGCCTGGCCGCACTATTCCGGGGTGATCTACGACCGGGTGCTGGCCCGCGGCTACGCCATCGCCAACGCCGGCTTTCGCCGCGAACTCACCTTTTTCCTCTATCTGAGCACGCTCGGCTCTTACATCTGGGCGGACCGCTCCAGCGCCGTGGGCAACAACCGGATCGACTTCGACGAGATGCACGGCGCGGCCGCGACGGTCGCCCTCGACAGTGCCTTCGTCTGGGATTCGTCGCTTTATCTGGCCTGGAGCTGGGAGTCGGGGGTGATGCGCAACGGCCGCTCGGGTAACGGGGTTACGCTGATGTGGAACAAGCTGTTTTGA
- a CDS encoding ChaN family lipoprotein encodes MTMPKTFALFFVMLCTLTLPHSARAGQTITRVSDRQTVTLQQVITKAEAADLVLIGEVHDATRHHDLQLEVIRELRARKLPLAIGVEVMQSDCQKELDAFIAGTMSEAEFRPVFARNWSYDWSLYRDIFMFARENRIPMIGLNVPKELVIKVSRSGYASLTPEERKNLPEGTSCDLNNPHTDFLKQSFGEIFKHNAKGRVFQYFCEAQTLRNSGMAMSVSRYLKRAPKTKIVVLAGVWHAVKNAIPEQLARDGAKLSTLVVMPEIKEFSDGKASPDFVDYLASFPSP; translated from the coding sequence ATGACCATGCCCAAGACCTTCGCCCTGTTCTTCGTCATGCTCTGCACCTTGACCCTCCCTCACAGCGCCCGCGCCGGTCAGACCATCACCCGCGTCAGCGACCGCCAGACGGTCACCCTGCAGCAGGTTATCACCAAGGCCGAGGCGGCCGACCTGGTGCTGATCGGCGAGGTGCACGACGCTACGCGGCACCACGACCTGCAGCTGGAGGTGATCCGGGAGCTCAGGGCGCGCAAGCTTCCGCTGGCCATCGGGGTGGAGGTGATGCAGTCGGACTGCCAGAAGGAGCTCGACGCATTCATTGCTGGGACCATGTCCGAGGCTGAGTTCCGCCCCGTCTTCGCCAGGAACTGGTCCTATGACTGGAGCCTTTACCGTGACATCTTCATGTTCGCGCGGGAAAACAGGATCCCCATGATCGGCCTGAACGTCCCCAAGGAGCTGGTTATAAAGGTATCGCGCAGCGGCTACGCCTCGCTCACCCCCGAGGAACGCAAGAACCTCCCCGAGGGAACCTCGTGCGACCTCAACAACCCGCATACCGATTTCCTGAAGCAGTCCTTCGGAGAGATCTTCAAGCACAACGCCAAGGGGCGGGTATTCCAGTACTTCTGCGAGGCGCAGACCCTGCGCAACTCCGGCATGGCGATGAGCGTCAGCCGCTACCTGAAGAGGGCGCCGAAGACCAAAATCGTGGTGCTTGCGGGGGTCTGGCACGCGGTGAAAAACGCCATCCCGGAGCAGCTTGCCCGAGACGGCGCGAAACTCTCCACCCTGGTGGTCATGCCCGAGATAAAGGAGTTCAGCGACGGCAAGGCCTCGCCCGATTTCGTCGACTACCTGGCCAGCTTCCCCTCCCCTTGA
- a CDS encoding M1 family metallopeptidase, which yields MSVVVVLSSLLSLLLAAALPGFAAASGGGAVASQEISITLDPSRHEVAGESRIVFAPGSRAARLRLANGARIESVRCDGRDLPFTFRSGVIDLQFPQGANSVAVAYRARFNDQVSRHPAAGEDPSYGVNAAISSEGTFLGGGAYWYPVPEQVPSSRKVTISAPAGTEAVTFGARLSRETSGGTTRSVWQEARPVGALSLCAGPYLVEERKAAGVTLYSYFYRDNAELAPRYLEAAGKYLALYQDLFGPYPFEKFAVVENFFPTGYGFPSFTLLGGSVIRLPFIIDTSLPHEIAHSWWGNGIDVDLSEGNWCEGLVTYLADYLLKERRSRAEAVEYRRQLLIDYASLVTAENEFPLTAFVSRSDPPSRAIGYGKAAMVFHMIRSRVGDEAFFAALKELASQRMYRSASWSDLVRVFSRRSGSDLSDIRALIERGGGARLSLSGIKSRQLATGWEVTGSVRQSPPYFAQAVPLRLESSSGAAVRLLPVPAQAATPFELAAHGQPRRLLLDPDAEVFRILSPGEIPATVNSVKGSGNLIGVITRGCRVDRGSFAAFLSSLSQGRAKVVDEAELSPEQAAEHDLLLCGRPGNALLLPPGAEPPSDEEKGLTDALRFTVLKRSVPARGVVALFEPGSPAAGTLYAPKITHYGKYGDLLFSGGANRRKATAAATDADVVVRFPVH from the coding sequence GTGAGTGTGGTTGTCGTTTTGTCATCTCTTTTAAGCCTACTGTTGGCCGCGGCGCTACCCGGTTTTGCGGCGGCATCGGGGGGGGGTGCCGTGGCGAGCCAGGAGATCTCGATCACGCTCGACCCGTCCCGGCACGAGGTCGCCGGTGAAAGCCGCATCGTCTTCGCCCCGGGGAGCCGCGCGGCCCGCCTGAGGCTCGCCAACGGGGCCCGCATCGAATCGGTGCGCTGCGACGGCCGTGACCTTCCCTTCACTTTCCGGTCCGGCGTCATCGACCTGCAATTTCCCCAGGGAGCAAACAGCGTGGCGGTAGCCTACCGGGCCCGCTTCAACGACCAGGTCTCCCGGCATCCCGCAGCCGGCGAGGACCCAAGCTACGGGGTCAACGCCGCCATCAGCAGCGAGGGGACCTTTCTCGGGGGGGGCGCCTACTGGTATCCGGTGCCTGAGCAGGTCCCGTCCAGCCGGAAGGTTACCATCTCGGCGCCGGCCGGCACCGAAGCGGTGACTTTCGGCGCCCGGCTTTCAAGGGAAACCTCCGGCGGCACCACCCGTTCCGTGTGGCAGGAGGCCCGGCCGGTTGGGGCGTTGTCGCTGTGCGCCGGCCCCTACCTGGTTGAGGAGCGCAAGGCGGCCGGCGTCACCCTCTACAGCTACTTTTACCGGGACAACGCCGAGCTCGCTCCACGCTACCTGGAGGCGGCCGGAAAGTACCTCGCCCTGTACCAGGATCTCTTCGGCCCCTATCCCTTCGAGAAGTTCGCCGTGGTCGAGAACTTTTTCCCCACCGGTTACGGGTTCCCCTCCTTCACCCTTTTGGGCGGCTCCGTGATCAGGCTCCCCTTCATCATAGACACCAGCCTGCCGCACGAGATAGCCCATTCCTGGTGGGGCAACGGGATCGATGTCGATCTCTCGGAAGGGAACTGGTGCGAGGGGCTGGTCACCTATCTGGCCGACTACCTCCTGAAGGAGCGGCGCTCGCGGGCAGAGGCTGTGGAATACCGCAGGCAGCTCCTCATCGACTACGCCTCGCTGGTCACTGCCGAAAACGAGTTTCCCCTCACCGCCTTCGTAAGCCGCAGCGATCCCCCCTCACGGGCCATCGGCTACGGCAAGGCCGCCATGGTGTTCCACATGATACGGTCCCGGGTCGGCGACGAGGCGTTCTTCGCCGCGCTAAAGGAACTCGCGTCGCAGCGGATGTACCGCTCCGCCTCCTGGAGCGACCTCGTGCGCGTCTTTTCCAGGCGGTCCGGCTCGGACCTCTCCGACATCAGGGCCCTCATCGAGCGAGGGGGAGGGGCGCGCCTCTCCCTGAGCGGGATTAAGAGCAGGCAGCTGGCGACCGGTTGGGAGGTGACCGGTAGCGTCAGGCAGTCCCCGCCGTATTTCGCCCAGGCGGTACCGCTGCGCCTGGAGAGTTCCTCCGGCGCTGCGGTGCGGTTGCTGCCGGTTCCGGCACAGGCGGCGACTCCCTTCGAACTGGCCGCCCACGGACAGCCGCGGCGCCTGCTCCTCGACCCCGACGCGGAGGTCTTCCGCATCCTCTCCCCCGGCGAGATACCCGCCACCGTGAACAGCGTCAAAGGGTCCGGCAACCTCATCGGTGTCATCACCCGGGGGTGCCGGGTCGACCGCGGGAGTTTCGCGGCCTTTCTCTCCTCGCTGTCACAGGGGAGGGCGAAGGTCGTCGATGAGGCGGAGCTGAGTCCGGAGCAGGCGGCGGAGCATGATCTACTCCTTTGCGGCCGTCCCGGGAACGCCTTGCTCCTCCCGCCTGGTGCCGAACCGCCCTCCGACGAAGAGAAGGGGCTAACCGATGCCCTGCGCTTCACGGTGCTGAAGCGAAGCGTGCCAGCCAGGGGGGTGGTGGCCCTGTTTGAGCCGGGGTCGCCGGCCGCTGGGACTTTGTATGCCCCCAAAATCACCCACTACGGCAAATATGGTGACCTCTTGTTCTCAGGGGGTGCCAACCGCCGCAAGGCGACCGCCGCCGCCACCGATGCCGATGTCGTGGTGCGCTTCCCGGTACACTGA
- a CDS encoding flagellin, with product MTVSDISLTAGMRTNLLYLQNTSQLLNRTQQRLSSGKKVNSALDNPTNYFAAQNANQRASDLSDRKDGMSEAVQTVQATNAGITAITGLINAAKGVAQSALSTSDTTVQSKLANQYNTIRSQIDNLSSDSGYRGMNLLSSINTLTVNFNEDAGSRLDVVGFLASSGGLSLSAASGSWQTISDITTDTAKMDSAISTLRVNTQALAANLNIITTRQSFTDEMINTLQTGADNLTLADMNEEGANMLMLQTRQSLGTTSLSLSSAAAQSILKLF from the coding sequence ATGACAGTTAGTGATATCTCTTTGACCGCCGGCATGAGGACCAACCTTCTGTACCTGCAGAACACCAGCCAGCTTCTGAACCGGACCCAGCAGAGGCTGTCATCGGGCAAGAAGGTGAACAGCGCCCTGGACAACCCCACCAACTACTTCGCGGCGCAAAACGCGAACCAGCGCGCCAGCGACCTTTCCGACCGCAAGGACGGCATGTCCGAAGCGGTGCAGACGGTGCAGGCGACCAACGCAGGGATCACCGCCATCACCGGTTTGATCAACGCCGCCAAAGGTGTGGCACAGTCAGCCCTCTCCACCAGTGACACCACCGTGCAGTCCAAACTGGCGAACCAGTACAACACCATTCGCAGCCAGATCGACAACCTCTCCTCGGACTCCGGATATCGCGGCATGAACCTTCTCAGCAGCATCAACACCCTTACGGTCAACTTCAACGAGGATGCCGGCTCCAGGTTGGACGTGGTCGGCTTCCTGGCGAGTTCAGGCGGTCTGAGCCTCTCCGCGGCCAGCGGCAGCTGGCAGACCATCTCCGATATCACCACCGACACGGCCAAGATGGATAGCGCCATTTCGACCCTCAGGGTCAACACGCAGGCCCTGGCCGCCAACCTCAACATCATCACCACGCGTCAAAGCTTCACCGACGAGATGATCAACACCCTGCAGACCGGCGCCGACAACCTGACCCTCGCCGACATGAACGAGGAAGGCGCCAACATGCTCATGTTGCAGACCCGCCAATCGCTGGGCACCACCTCGCTCAGTCTCTCCTCTGCGGCGGCCCAGTCCATCCTCAAGCTGTTCTAG